In Clostridium sp. SY8519, one genomic interval encodes:
- the trpA gene encoding tryptophan synthase subunit alpha: MNRIEEKFQQLKKEQKKAFVTYITAGLPDMERCKELIKAQEEAGLDVLELGVPFSDPVADGPVIQDASFRSIQKGTSLRKCFDLVEKVRKEGVELPIVFMMYYNTITHYGLEEFARKCNETGVDGLLVPDLPMEEQGPLKEVLGDRDETILLQLVSPVSAGRIPEILQDARGFVYCVSSMGVTGQAADFHKSVLSYLKDVKQQSSIPVLMGFGIRTPQDVAPMKEIIDGAIVGSHFINLMEQNNYDLDTARNYIREFKAGF, translated from the coding sequence ATGAATCGAATTGAAGAAAAATTTCAGCAGCTGAAAAAGGAGCAGAAGAAAGCGTTCGTTACCTATATTACTGCAGGACTTCCGGATATGGAACGCTGCAAAGAACTGATCAAAGCCCAGGAAGAGGCGGGACTGGATGTGCTGGAACTGGGCGTTCCTTTTTCCGATCCGGTTGCTGACGGACCTGTGATCCAGGATGCTTCTTTCCGGTCCATCCAGAAGGGCACCTCTTTGCGAAAGTGTTTTGATCTGGTGGAAAAAGTCAGAAAAGAGGGCGTGGAACTCCCGATTGTTTTCATGATGTACTATAACACCATAACACACTACGGTCTGGAGGAATTTGCCAGAAAGTGCAATGAGACAGGCGTGGACGGACTGCTGGTTCCGGATCTTCCGATGGAAGAGCAGGGACCGTTAAAGGAAGTGCTGGGAGACCGGGACGAAACGATTTTGCTGCAGCTGGTTTCCCCGGTTTCCGCGGGGCGGATTCCGGAGATTCTTCAGGATGCCCGGGGATTTGTTTACTGTGTGTCTTCCATGGGAGTTACCGGTCAGGCAGCAGATTTCCACAAATCCGTTCTGTCCTATCTGAAGGACGTAAAGCAGCAGTCTTCGATTCCGGTGTTAATGGGATTCGGAATCCGGACGCCGCAGGATGTGGCACCAATGAAAGAGATCATCGACGGCGCGATTGTCGGTTCTCACTTTATCAATCTGATGGAACAGAACAATTACGACCTGGATACCGCACGGAATTATATCCGGGAATTTAAGGCGGGATTCTGA
- a CDS encoding chloride channel protein, translating to MLNSLKKTLLQYSRQLRVSGKWILLAVTVGTILGFVGTAFFLLMTKATALRLAHPWLLYFLPAGGLLIAWLYHVMRDDKDAGTNLVLSAVHSDEKLPPQMAPLIFICTLITHLFGGSAGREGAALQIGGSIANTIGELVHLDEKDRNLLIMCGMSAGFSAIFGTPMAATVFAIEVISVGIMQYAALVPCAISALLAHGIASHFLDQTIPLTVTQVPSFTVTTALYTALMAVICGIVSIIFCILLHESEALYKRIFPNVYLRIAAGGCVVIALTLLFGTRDYNGISLQLLARCFAGTAVPGAFALKLILTVATLGAGYKGGEIVPSMIIGAALGSTFAGVLGLSPSLCAAVGLGSMFCAVTNCPIASLLICFELFGLRGLPYYLLAIALSYALSGYYGLYSSQKIAYSKYKAEYINRKTRDLE from the coding sequence ATGCTGAATTCACTGAAAAAGACGCTGCTGCAGTACAGCAGACAGCTGCGGGTTTCCGGAAAGTGGATCCTTCTGGCGGTGACTGTGGGCACGATTCTCGGCTTTGTGGGAACCGCCTTTTTTCTTCTGATGACAAAGGCCACTGCCCTGCGGCTGGCCCATCCCTGGCTGCTGTATTTTCTTCCGGCGGGCGGGCTGCTCATCGCCTGGCTCTATCATGTCATGCGGGATGACAAAGATGCCGGCACCAATCTGGTGCTTTCCGCCGTGCATTCCGATGAAAAGCTTCCGCCTCAGATGGCACCCCTGATTTTTATCTGTACACTGATTACACATCTGTTCGGCGGTTCGGCCGGACGGGAAGGCGCCGCGCTTCAGATCGGCGGAAGCATCGCCAACACCATCGGCGAACTGGTGCATCTGGACGAAAAAGACAGAAACCTTCTGATCATGTGCGGCATGAGCGCCGGATTTTCCGCTATTTTCGGCACGCCCATGGCGGCCACCGTATTTGCCATCGAAGTGATCAGTGTGGGCATCATGCAGTATGCCGCCCTGGTTCCCTGCGCGATTTCCGCGCTGCTGGCCCACGGCATCGCATCACATTTTCTGGATCAGACGATCCCGCTAACAGTCACACAGGTGCCTTCCTTTACCGTTACGACAGCACTGTATACCGCGCTGATGGCTGTCATCTGCGGAATTGTCAGCATCATCTTCTGTATCCTTCTGCATGAATCTGAAGCATTATACAAGCGCATCTTCCCGAATGTCTATCTGCGCATTGCCGCAGGCGGCTGTGTGGTTATTGCACTGACCCTTCTGTTCGGAACCAGGGATTACAACGGAATCAGTCTCCAGCTTCTGGCACGGTGCTTCGCGGGAACGGCGGTTCCCGGTGCCTTTGCCCTGAAACTGATCCTGACCGTTGCCACATTAGGCGCCGGATACAAGGGAGGCGAAATTGTTCCATCCATGATCATTGGCGCCGCCCTGGGAAGTACTTTTGCAGGAGTGCTCGGTCTGTCGCCGTCCCTCTGCGCAGCAGTCGGACTGGGCTCTATGTTCTGCGCGGTCACCAACTGCCCCATCGCTTCGCTTTTGATCTGTTTCGAATTGTTCGGGCTCCGGGGACTGCCCTATTATCTGCTGGCCATTGCTTTAAGCTACGCCCTTTCCGGTTATTACGGGCTGTACTCCAGCCAGAAAATCGCCTACTCCAAATACAAGGCAGAATATATCAACAGAAAAACCAGAGATCTGGAATAA
- a CDS encoding histidinol-phosphate transaminase: MKLKHRDHFHGSDLEKIEEIYGIRKEEITSFSANVNPLGLSPLLRKTLTDHIDAITAYPDREYLSLRKSIAAYCDTDCGNIIVGNGTTELISLIIQVRHPKRALIVGPTYSEYERSVSMEGASCYYYPLKEANGFQLNTDEFIQELNESTDLLILCNPNNPTSTGVRTTDMRRILDACMQHHIFVMVDETYIEFEKNLDAFTSVPLTEDYNNIIILRGTSKFFAAPGLRLGYAVTGNQDLIKYINTHKNPWMINSLAAIAGESMFSDESYIRETRELIQTERSRMFKELSATGKYKVYEPSANFLLARIKKPGVTSEDIFEKAIRQKMMIRDCSTFPFLDNSYIRFCVMSPEMNTRLLDCLSSI, encoded by the coding sequence ATGAAACTGAAACACAGAGACCACTTTCACGGCAGCGACCTGGAAAAAATCGAGGAAATATACGGCATCCGCAAAGAAGAGATCACCAGTTTTTCCGCAAATGTCAACCCGCTGGGGCTGTCACCCCTGCTGCGGAAGACACTGACAGATCACATTGACGCCATTACCGCCTATCCGGACCGGGAATACCTTTCCCTGCGCAAAAGCATTGCCGCCTACTGCGACACCGACTGCGGCAATATCATTGTCGGCAACGGCACCACGGAACTGATTTCCCTGATCATTCAGGTACGTCATCCCAAACGGGCCCTGATTGTTGGTCCCACCTATTCCGAATACGAACGCTCCGTCTCGATGGAAGGCGCTTCCTGCTACTATTATCCGCTCAAAGAAGCCAACGGCTTTCAGTTAAACACCGACGAATTCATACAGGAACTGAATGAATCCACCGATCTGCTGATTCTGTGCAACCCCAACAACCCCACCTCCACCGGTGTACGCACCACGGATATGCGGCGGATTCTGGATGCCTGCATGCAGCATCATATTTTTGTCATGGTGGACGAAACTTACATCGAATTCGAGAAAAATCTGGACGCATTCACTTCCGTCCCTCTGACGGAAGACTATAACAATATCATTATCCTGCGGGGTACTTCCAAATTCTTCGCAGCCCCGGGCCTGCGGCTCGGTTATGCCGTCACCGGCAACCAGGATCTGATCAAGTACATCAACACCCACAAGAATCCCTGGATGATCAATTCCCTGGCGGCAATCGCGGGAGAATCCATGTTTTCCGATGAATCCTACATCCGGGAAACCCGGGAACTGATCCAGACGGAACGCAGCCGGATGTTTAAGGAGCTGTCCGCCACCGGCAAATACAAGGTTTACGAACCATCCGCCAATTTTCTCCTGGCCCGCATCAAAAAACCAGGCGTCACTTCTGAGGATATCTTCGAAAAAGCAATCCGTCAGAAAATGATGATCCGCGACTGCTCCACCTTCCCGTTTCTGGATAACAGCTACATTCGCTTCTGTGTCATGAGTCCGGAAATGAATACCAGACTGCTGGATTGCCTAAGCAGCATCTGA